Proteins co-encoded in one Candidatus Methylomirabilota bacterium genomic window:
- a CDS encoding succinate dehydrogenase cytochrome b subunit has protein sequence MNASAVMTLWSTSIGKKAVMAVTGVILVGFVIGHMLGNLKVFQGEEKFNAYAAWLREIGSPALGHAQALWLARLVLLTATVLHIVAAVQLTRMSYAARPVSYDRKEAIGSTYASRTMRWGGLIITLFVIYHLLHFTFGAVGFAPGQYTTTSVYRNVVIGFSVWYVSAFYLAAMIALGLHIYHGVWSVFQTLGLNTSRADRVYRALATVSSLAVVLGNVSVPVAVLTRVVR, from the coding sequence ATGAACGCCAGCGCGGTGATGACCCTCTGGAGCACCTCGATCGGGAAGAAGGCGGTGATGGCGGTCACCGGCGTGATCCTGGTCGGCTTCGTCATCGGCCACATGCTGGGGAACCTCAAGGTCTTCCAGGGCGAGGAGAAGTTCAATGCCTACGCCGCCTGGCTGCGGGAGATCGGCAGCCCCGCGCTCGGTCACGCGCAGGCCCTCTGGCTGGCCCGCCTCGTTCTCCTCACGGCGACCGTGCTCCACATCGTCGCCGCCGTCCAGCTGACCCGGATGAGCTATGCCGCACGGCCGGTGAGCTACGACAGGAAGGAGGCGATCGGCTCGACGTACGCGTCGCGGACGATGCGCTGGGGCGGCCTGATCATCACGCTCTTCGTGATCTACCACCTCCTCCACTTCACCTTCGGAGCGGTCGGCTTCGCGCCCGGGCAATACACGACGACGTCGGTCTACCGCAACGTCGTGATCGGGTTCTCGGTCTGGTACGTGTCGGCCTTCTATCTCGCCGCGATGATCGCGCTCGGGCTCCACATCTACCATGGCGTGTGGAGCGTGTTTCAAACGCTCGGCCTGAACACCTCCAGGGCGGATCGCGTCTACCGGGCGCTCGCCACCGTCTCGTCGCTGGCGGTCGTGCTCGGCAACGTCTCGGTTCCCGTCGCCGTGCTCACCCGTGTGGTCAGATGA
- a CDS encoding Fe-S-containing hydro-lyase, protein MSVTTGADGIKEVRTPLSDADVESLKAGDRVRITGVLYTARDAAHGRLFPLIEKGEKLPFDLRGQIIYYTGPSPARPGDVVGSIGPTTASRMDKFTPALLQLGLKGTIGKGYRGQAVKDALRQHKGVYFGAIGGAGAVLSQFVKKLSIIAYEDLGTEAIRRLEVEAFPAIVVNDCHGGDLYQDGMKAYAREEP, encoded by the coding sequence GTGAGCGTCACGACGGGGGCCGACGGGATCAAGGAGGTGAGGACGCCGCTCAGCGACGCCGACGTCGAGTCGCTGAAGGCGGGCGATCGCGTGCGGATCACGGGCGTCCTCTATACGGCGCGCGACGCCGCGCACGGCCGGCTCTTCCCGCTGATCGAGAAGGGCGAGAAGCTCCCATTCGACCTGCGCGGCCAGATCATCTATTACACGGGGCCGTCGCCGGCGCGCCCGGGCGACGTCGTGGGCTCGATCGGCCCGACGACGGCGAGCCGGATGGACAAGTTCACGCCCGCGCTTCTCCAGCTCGGGCTCAAGGGGACGATCGGGAAGGGTTACCGCGGGCAAGCGGTGAAGGACGCGCTCCGCCAGCACAAGGGTGTCTACTTCGGCGCCATCGGCGGCGCCGGCGCGGTGCTCTCGCAGTTCGTGAAGAAGCTTTCGATAATCGCCTACGAAGACCTCGGCACCGAGGCCATCCGTCGCCTCGAGGTCGAGGCTTTTCCGGCCATCGTCGTCAACGACTGTCACGGCGGCGACCTCTATCAGGACGGGATGAAGGCGTACGCGCGGGAGGAACCATGA
- a CDS encoding fumarate hydratase, with translation MRDIHTSAITDAVKKLCMNANLELEPDMLRAFDRALSTERSPAGKQVLQILKQNAEMARTRRIAYCQDTGFVVCFVELGQDVHVTGGGLDEAINEGVRQGYTEGYLRASIVRSPFDRVNTGDNTPAVIHVDVVPGATLKIMVMAKGGGCENRSKYKMLTPAEGVAGVKEWIIECVKTAGPDACPPLILGVGVGGTFEKSAILSKKALFRELGSSNPDPQLDVLEKELLDRANRLGIGPQGYGGDTTAFGIHILTYPCHITSLPVAVTIECHAHRHKEATL, from the coding sequence ATGCGCGACATCCACACGAGCGCGATCACCGACGCGGTCAAGAAGCTCTGCATGAACGCCAATCTGGAGCTGGAGCCTGACATGCTCCGCGCCTTCGACCGCGCGCTCTCGACCGAGCGATCGCCCGCGGGAAAGCAGGTGCTCCAGATCCTGAAGCAGAACGCCGAGATGGCCCGGACCCGGCGCATCGCGTACTGCCAGGACACGGGCTTCGTCGTCTGCTTCGTCGAGCTGGGCCAGGACGTTCACGTGACGGGGGGCGGCCTCGATGAGGCCATCAACGAGGGCGTCAGGCAGGGCTACACGGAGGGCTACCTCCGCGCCTCGATCGTCCGCTCGCCGTTCGATCGCGTGAACACCGGCGATAACACACCGGCCGTCATCCACGTGGACGTCGTCCCCGGAGCCACCCTGAAGATCATGGTCATGGCCAAGGGGGGCGGGTGCGAGAACCGGTCGAAGTACAAGATGCTCACGCCCGCCGAGGGTGTCGCCGGCGTCAAGGAGTGGATCATCGAGTGCGTCAAGACGGCGGGGCCCGACGCGTGCCCGCCGCTCATCCTGGGCGTCGGCGTCGGCGGGACCTTTGAAAAATCGGCGATCCTCTCCAAGAAGGCCCTCTTCCGAGAGCTCGGCTCGTCGAACCCCGACCCGCAGCTCGACGTGCTCGAGAAGGAGCTGCTCGACCGCGCCAACCGCCTCGGGATCGGCCCACAGGGGTACGGCGGCGACACGACCGCCTTCGGCATCCACATCCTCACGTATCCCTGCCACATCACCTCGCTCCCCGTCGCCGTCACCATCGAGTGCCACGCGCACCGGCACAAGGAGGCGACGCTGTGA
- a CDS encoding VOC family protein has product MAKYMPDGYHTVTPYLTVRGAAQAMEFYKRALGAQEIERMTSPDGKYVMHGELRIGDSVIMLSDEIPGRSTCRAPQSLGGTTCLLFLYVPDVDKAFRQAVDAGCKATRPPADMFWGDRYGQVEDPFGNQWGLATHTEDLAPDEIARRARAAFAQTQSGKT; this is encoded by the coding sequence ATGGCGAAATACATGCCGGACGGCTACCACACGGTCACGCCCTATCTCACGGTTCGCGGCGCCGCCCAGGCGATGGAGTTCTACAAGCGGGCGCTGGGCGCCCAGGAAATCGAGCGCATGACGAGCCCGGACGGCAAGTACGTGATGCACGGCGAGCTCAGGATCGGCGATTCCGTGATCATGCTGAGCGACGAGATCCCGGGGCGGAGCACGTGCCGGGCGCCGCAGTCGCTGGGCGGCACGACCTGCCTGCTCTTCCTCTACGTGCCCGATGTGGACAAGGCCTTCAGGCAGGCGGTGGACGCCGGGTGCAAGGCGACCCGGCCGCCGGCCGACATGTTCTGGGGCGACCGCTACGGCCAGGTCGAGGATCCCTTCGGCAACCAGTGGGGCCTCGCGACCCACACGGAGGATCTCGCGCCCGACGAGATCGCCAGGCGCGCCCGGGCGGCCTTCGCGCAGACACAGAGCGGGAAGACGTAG
- the mdh gene encoding malate dehydrogenase translates to MQLGKAEILSTEHPRPKITVVGAGNVGASVAQYAVERELGDVVLVDVIEGVPQGKALDLAQAGPIHGYDARLIGSNTYEETGDSDIVVITAGLARKPGMTRDDLLAKNAEIVGSVVDQVVGRSRNAILILVTNPLDAMVQLAWKRSGFPHRRVIGMAGVLDSARFRTFIAQELRVSVENVHAFVLGGHGDSMVPLPRYSTVAGIPITDLLPKDKIDALVQRTANGGAEIVNYLKTGSAYYAPAASVVEMVEAILKDKKKILPCAAYLDGQYGVRGLYVGVPVKLGRAGVEQVIEITLRPDEQAAFDKSAAAVRELVDKLKL, encoded by the coding sequence ATGCAACTCGGCAAGGCGGAGATCCTGAGCACGGAGCACCCGAGGCCCAAGATCACGGTGGTGGGCGCCGGCAACGTCGGCGCCTCCGTCGCGCAGTACGCCGTCGAGCGCGAGCTGGGCGACGTCGTCCTCGTGGACGTCATCGAGGGCGTGCCCCAGGGCAAGGCGCTCGACCTCGCGCAGGCGGGGCCCATCCACGGCTACGACGCGAGGCTGATCGGCTCGAACACCTACGAGGAGACGGGAGACTCGGACATCGTCGTCATCACCGCGGGGCTGGCGCGGAAGCCCGGCATGACCCGCGACGACCTCCTCGCGAAGAACGCCGAGATCGTCGGGAGCGTCGTGGACCAGGTCGTCGGGCGCTCGAGGAACGCGATCCTGATCCTCGTCACGAACCCGCTCGACGCGATGGTCCAGCTGGCGTGGAAGCGATCGGGCTTTCCCCACCGGCGGGTGATCGGCATGGCCGGGGTGCTCGACTCGGCGCGCTTCCGCACCTTCATCGCGCAGGAGCTCCGCGTGTCCGTGGAGAACGTGCACGCGTTCGTGCTGGGGGGCCACGGCGACAGCATGGTGCCGCTGCCGCGCTACTCCACGGTCGCCGGCATCCCGATCACCGACCTCCTGCCGAAGGACAAGATCGACGCGCTGGTGCAGCGCACGGCCAACGGCGGGGCCGAGATCGTGAATTACCTGAAGACCGGCAGCGCCTACTACGCGCCGGCGGCCTCGGTGGTCGAGATGGTCGAGGCCATCCTGAAAGACAAGAAGAAGATCCTGCCGTGCGCGGCGTACCTGGACGGCCAATACGGGGTGCGGGGCCTCTACGTCGGCGTGCCGGTGAAGCTCGGCCGCGCGGGCGTGGAGCAGGTGATCGAGATCACGCTCAGGCCGGACGAGCAGGCCGCGTTCGACAAGTCGGCCGCCGCCGTGCGCGAGCTGGTCGACAAGCTCAAGCTGTAG